A genomic window from Lotus japonicus ecotype B-129 chromosome 1, LjGifu_v1.2 includes:
- the LOC130734648 gene encoding probable xyloglucan 6-xylosyltransferase 3: MGQENLSAQKRTNNTTTAVLPTTTARSRALSGLPRGRQQITKTFNNIKITLLCGFVTILVLRGTIGVNLGSSAADAVNQNIIEETNRILAEIRSDSDPSDPETLLTLNDTYALGPKIHNWDDDRKSWLRQNPEYPNSIRGKPRILLLTGSPPKPCDNPIGDHYLLKSIKNKIDYCRLHGIEIVYNMAHLDMELAGYWAKLPMIRRLMLSHPEVEWIWWMDSDAFFTDMVFEIPLSKYNDYNMVIHGYPDLMFEQKSWIAINTGSFLFRNCQWSLDLLDDWAPMGPKGPIREEAGKILTANLKGRPAFEADDQSALIYLLLSKKEKWMDKVFLENSYYLHGYWAGLVDRYEEMLEKYHPGLGDERWPFVTHFVGCKPCGSYGDYPVERCLSSMERAFNFADNQVLKLYGFRHRGLLSPKIKRIRNETVTPLEFVDQFDIRRQHAGRSSSESRS; the protein is encoded by the coding sequence ATGGGTCAAGAAAACCTCTCAGCTCAAAAAAGAACCAACAACACCACCACCGCCGTGTTACCCACCACGACGGCGAGATCACGCGCACTCTCCGGCCTTCCACGCGGCCGCCAACAGATCACGAAAACCTTCAACAACATCAAAATCACCCTCCTCTGCGGCTTCGTCACCATCCTCGTCCTCCGCGGCACCATCGGCGTCAACCTCGGCTCCTCCGCCGCCGACGCCGTCAACCAGAACATCATCGAAGAAACCAACCGCATCCTCGCCGAGATCCGATCCGACTCCGACCCTTCCGATCCCGAAACGCTCCTCACCCTCAACGACACCTACGCTCTCGGCCCCAAGATCCACAACTGGGACGATGATCGGAAATCATGGCTCCGTCAAAACCCTGAGTACCCCAACTCCATCAGAGGGAAGCCACGCATCTTGCTCCTCACCGGTTCTCCGCCCAAACCCTGTGATAATCCGATCGGTGACCATTATCTTCTCAAATCGATTAAGAACAAAATCGATTACTGCAGATTGCACGGAATCGAAATCGTTTACAATATGGCTCATCTGGACATGGAGCTTGCAGGTTATTGGGCGAAATTGCCCATGATTCGGAGGTTGATGCTTTCACACCCTGAGGTGGAGTGGATTTGGTGGATGGACAGTGATGCGTTCTTCACCGATATGGTGTTTGAGATTCCGTTATCCAAGTACAATGATTATAATATGGTGATTCATGGTTACCCTGATTTGATGTTTGAGCAGAAATCATGGATCGCGATTAATACCGGGAGTTTTCTGTTTCGGAATTGCCAGTGGTCGTTGGATTTGCTCGATGATTGGGCGCCGATGGGGCCGAAAGGACCGATCCGTGAGGAGGCAGGGAAGATCCTCACGGCGAATCTCAAGGGGAGGCCGGCTTTCGAGGCGGATGATCAATCTGCATTGATATATCTCCTGTTGTCgaagaaagaaaaatggatgGATAAGGTTTTCCTGGAGAATTCATACTATTTGCACGGTTATTGGGCCGGGTTGGTCGATCGGTACGAGGAGATGTTGGAGAAGTATCACCCGGGGTTAGGCGACGAGAGGTGGCCGTTCGTGACGCATTTTGTCGGGTGCAAGCCTTGTGGGAGCTACGGGGATTACCCTGTGGAGAGGTGCTTGAGTAGCATGGAGAGGGCTTTCAATTTCGCCGATAATCAGGTGCTGAAGTTGTATGGGTTCCGGCACCGTGGGTTGTTGAGCCCCAAGATCAAGAGGATCAGGAATGAGACAGTTACTCCTCTGGAGTTTGTGGATCAGTTTGATATACGAAGGCAACACGCGGGAAGAAGTAGTAGTGAATCAAGAAGCTAG
- the LOC130734647 gene encoding putative phospholipid-transporting ATPase 9, translating to MGASGRRKLKLNFSKIYSFACGKTTFKRDHAQIGGYGYSRVVLCNEPDSSEEGFRYYADNSVRSTKYTAATFLPKSLFEQFRRVANFFFLVAGILAFTKLAPYTAVSAILPLCLIIGGTMVKEGIEDWRRKKQDIEVNNRRIILHKGDGIFDYTEWKNLRVGDIVKVKKDEFFPADLLLLSSSYEDAVCYVETMNLDGETNLKLKQGLDVTSSLNEDFNFRDFKATVKCEDPNANLYSFVGSMEFEGQKYALSPQQLLLRDSKLRNTEYIFGAVIFTGHDTKVIQNSTDPPSKRSKIEKKMDKIIYFLFCVLFLIAFIGSILFGISTKDDLDNGLMKRWYLRPDDSTIFFDPKRAAAAAIFHFLTALMLYNFIIPISLYFSIEIVKVLQSIFINQDIHMYYEETNKPAYARTSNLNEELGQVDTILSDKTGTLTCNSMEFIKCSIAGVAYGRGATEVEQAIDRSNRSPIIHEHANSFESESESDAIRESPDRKESIKGFNFIDERIMKGNWVNEPNTDVIRKFFRLLAVCHTAIPEVDEDTGNVSYEAESPDEAAFVIAAREIGFKFYNRTQTSLSMYEFDPVSGDEVERTYKLLNVLEFNSSRKRMSVIVKDEEGRILLLCKGADSVMFERLALNGREFEEKTLEHVREYADAGLRTLILAYRELDEEEYKEFDNMFSEVKNSVTIDRETLIEEVSDKIERNLILLGATAVEDKLQNGVPDCIDKLAKARIKIWVLTGDKMETAINIGYSCRLLRQGMKHITIHLEIPEIRALEKVGDKMAIIKASRESVLRQISEGAILLSESRGTSQQAFALIIDGKSLAYALEDNMKNMFLELATRCASVICCRSSPKQKALVTRLVKSGTGKTTLAIGDGANDVGMLQEAHVGVGISGVEGMQAVMSSDIAIAQFRYLERLLLVHGHWCYRRMSSMICYFFYKNITFGFTLFLYEVYASFSGQPAYNDWFLSFYSVFFSSLPVIALGVLDQDVSARYCLKFPILYQEGVQNILFSWRRILSWMLNGFISAIIIFFFCTKAMGIQAFDEEGRTAGKDMLAATMYTCVVWVVNLQMALAIRYFTLIQHVFIWGSIAFWHLFLLAYGALPPSISTNAYKVFIETLAPSPSFWIVTFFVAISTLIPYFSCSTIQMWFFPMYHEMVQWTRYEEKTNGPELNTVIQ from the exons ATGGGGGCCAGTGGCAGGAGGAAGTTGAAGCTTAATTTCAGCAAGATCTACTCATTTGCATGTGGTAAAACAACCTTCAAGAGAGATCATGCACAGATTGGGGGATATGGCTATTCCAGGGTGGTCTTATGCAATGAACCAGATAGCTCTGAGGAAGGGTTTAGGTATTATGCAGATAACTCTGTCAGGTCCACAAAGTACACTGCTGCTACTTTCTTGCCCAAATCACTGTTTGAGCAGTTTAGGAGGGTtgctaatttctttttcttggtaGCTGGGATCTTAGCCTTCACAAAGCTTGCTCCTTATACAGCTGTCAGTGCTATCCTTCCTCTGTGTCTGATCATTGGGGGAACTATGGTGAAAGAGGGTATTGAAGATTGGCGTCGGAAAAAACAG GATATTGAGGTGAACAACAGAAGAATTATATTGCATAAAGGTGATGGCATCTTCGATTATACAGAGTGGAAGAATCTGAGGGTGGGCGATATAGTGAAGGTAAAGAAGGATGAATTTTTCCCTGCTGACCTTCTACTGCTTTCATCTAGTTATGAGGATGCAGTCTGCTATGTTGAGACCATGAACTTGGATGGGGAGACAAATTTGAAGTTAAAACAAGGATTGGATGTAACTTCTTCCTTAAATGAGGACTTCAATTTCCGTGATTTTAAAGCTACTGTCAAATGTGAAGACCCGAATGCTAATTTGTACTCATTTGTCGGGAGCATGGAGTTTGAAGGGCAAAAGTATGCCCTTTCACCTCAGCAACTTCTTCTGAGAGACTCTAAACTTCGTAATACAGAGTACATATTTGGAGCAGTCATCTTTACCGGTCATGACACGAAGGTTATTCAAAATTCCACCGATCCCCCTTCAAAAAGAAGCAAAATTGAGAAGAAGATGGATAAGATTATCTACTTCttgttttgtgttttatttctAATTGCATTTATTGGATCTATTCTCTTTGGCATTTCAACTAAAGATGACCTGGACAATGGGTTGATGAAAAGATGGTATCTAAGACCAGATGATTCCACCATtttctttgatccaaaaagggCAGCTGCAGCTGCTATATTTCATTTTTTGACAGCCTTAATGTTATATAACTTCATCATTCCTATCTCATTGTATTTCTCAATTGAAATTGTCAAAGTCCTCCAAAGCATCTTCATCAATCAAGATATCCATATGTACTATGAAGAAACAAACAAACCAGCTTATGCACGCACTTCAAACTTGAATGAGGAACTTGGCCAAGTTGACACTATACTTTCTGACAAAACTGGAACTCTGACCTGCAACTCAATGGAGTTCATCAAATGTTCTATTGCTGGGGTAGCTTATGGCCGTGGTGCTACAGAGGTTGAGCAAGCCATCGATAGAAGTAATCGTTCACCTATTATTCATGAGCATGCTAATAGttttgaatcagaatcagaatcagatgCAATCAGAGAATCTCCTGATAGAAAAGAATCCATCAAAGGTTTTAACTTCATAGATGAAAGGATAATGAAGGGAAACTGGGTTAATGAGCCTAATACAGATGTTATACGAAAGTTTTTCCGCTTATTGGCAGTCTGCCATACTGCCATACCAGAAGTGGATGAAGACACAGGAAATGTCTCATATGAAGCAGAATCACCAGACGAAGCAGCATTTGTTATTGCTGCAAGAGAAATTGGTTTTAAATTCTACAATAGGACTCAAACTAGTTTGTCTATGTATGAATTCGATCCAGTTTCTGGTGATGAAGTTGAAAG GACATACAAGCTTCTCAATGTTTTAGAATTCAATAGCTCAAGGAAGCGAATGTCAGTGATAGTGAAAGATGAAGAAGGGAGGATTTTGCTTCTTTGTAAAGGTGCTGACAG TGTCATGTTTGAAAGACTTGCCTTgaatggaagggagtttgaagAGAAAACTTTGGAACATGTGCGTGAATATGCTGATGCAGGTCTAAGGACCCTGATACTGGCCTATCGCGagcttgatgaagaagaatacaAAGAGTTTGATAATATGTTTTCTGAAGTAAAAAACTCAGTTACTATAGATCGTGAAACACTAATTGAGGAAGTATCAGATAAGATCGAGAGGAATCTAATCCTTCTAGGTGCCACTGCTGTGGAGGACAAGCTCCAAAATGGG GTTCCTGATTGTATTGACAAGCTTGCTAAAGCTAGAATTAAGATATGGGTTTTGACGGGGGATAAAATGGAGACTGCCATCAATATTGG TTATTCTTGTAGATTGCTTAGGCAAGGAATGAAACACATTACAATTCATTTGGAGATTCCAGAAATTCGAGCATTAGAGAAGGTTGGAGACAAGATGGCTATTATCAAG GCATCAAGAGAAAGTGTACTCCGTCAGATATCTGAAGGCGCTATCCTTCTTTCTGAATCAAGAGGGACCTCTCAGCAGGCATTTGCTTTGATAATTGATGGAAAATCACTTGCTTATGCTCTTGAAGATAATATGAAGAACATGTTTCTAGAGCTTGCAACTCGATGTGCATCTGTTATCTGTTGTCGCTCATCGCCAAAACAGAAGGCACTG GTTACTAGACTGGTCAAATCTGGAACTGGTAAGACAACGTTAGCTATTGGCGATGGAGCTAACGATGTGGGAATGCTTCAAGAAGCACATGTAGGGGTTGGAATCAGTGGTGTTGAAGGAATGCAG GCTGTTATGTCTAGTGATATTGCAATTGCGCAGTTCCGATATTTAGAAAGATTACTTCTTGTACACGGACACTGGTGTTACCGAAGGATGTCATCAATG ATATGCTACTTTTTCTACAAGAATATCACATTTGGCTTCACTCTATTCTTATATGAGGTCTATGCATCATTCTCTGGACAGCCTGCGTACAATGATTGGTTTTTATCTTTCTATagtgttttcttttcttcacttCCCGTGATTGCCCTTGGGGTCCTTGACCAGGATGTATCTGCCAGGTACTGCCTCAAG TTTCCTATTTTATATCAAGAAGGGGTACAAAATATCCTCTTTAGCTGGCGTCGAATACTCAGCTGGATGCTCAATGGATTCATCAGTGCCATAATAATATTCTTCTTCTGCACAAAAGCAATGGGGATTCAGGCCTTTGACGAGGAGGGAAGAACCGCCGGAAAGGACATGTTGGCGGCAACCATGTACACTTGCGTGGTTTGggttgtgaacttgcagatggCACTCGCCATACGGTACTTCACCTTGATTCAACATGTTTTCATCTGGGGATCCATTGCTTTCTGGCATCTCTTCCTCTTGGCATATGGAGCATTGCCACCGAGCATTTCTACAAATGCTTACAAAGTCTTCATTGAAACTCTGGCTCCATCTCCATCCTTTTGGATTGTCACGTTCTTTGTGGCGATCTCAACGCTTATACCGTACTTCTCATGCTCAACGATTCAGATGTGGTTCTTTCCCATGTACCATGAAATGGTACAATGGACGAGGTACGAGGAGAAGACTAATGGTCCTGAATTGAATACTGTAATACAATGA